A window of Phyllopteryx taeniolatus isolate TA_2022b chromosome 19, UOR_Ptae_1.2, whole genome shotgun sequence contains these coding sequences:
- the LOC133469419 gene encoding transcription factor COE3-like isoform X3 has protein sequence MTKQAIVYEGQDKNPEMCRVLLTHEIMCSRCCDKKSCGNRNETPSDPVVIDRFFLKFFLKCNQNCLKNAGNPRDMRRFQVVVSTTVSVDGHVLAVSDNMFVHNNSKHGRRARRLDPSEAACPCIKAVSPSEGWTTGGATVILIGENFFDGLQVVFGSMLVWSELITPHAIRVQTPPRHIPGVVEVTLSYKSKHFCKGAPGRFIYTALNEPTIDYGFQRLQKVIPRHPGDPERLPKEVLLKRAADMVEALYAMPHSSQEMILKRASDIAEALYSVPRNHSQIPSLSNAASHGMMAVNSFGGQLAVNVNDATQGGYTRNGNSQQSPRGYAPSSTPQQSSYGNSVSNYSNTSMPNLGVASSPNFLNGSSANSPYGTVTTSPTMTVSNCSSAHSVFAFSASVKAKSAFAPVVRPASSPPLPTNNCGVSAGLQGMSGLAVPPM, from the exons ATGACCAAGCAG GCGATCGTCTATGAAGGTCAAGACAAGAATCCGGAGATGTGCCGAGTCCTGCTGACCCATGAGATCATGTGCAG TCGCTGCTGCGACAAGAAAAGCTGCGGAAACAGAAACGAGACACCGTCCGACCCGGTCGTCATCGACAG GTTCTTCCTCAAGTTCTTCCTCAAGTGTAACCAGAATTGTCTGAAAAATGCTGGAAACCCAAGAGACATGAGGAGGTTCCAG GTGGTGGTGTCCACAACGGTCAGCGTGGACGGACATGTCCTCGCCGTCTCAGACAACATGTTCGTGCACAACAACTCCAAACACGGCCGCCGAGCTCGCAGACTGGACCCGTCCGAAG CGGCGTGTCCGTGCATCAAGGCCGTCAGTCCCAGCGAGGGATGGACGACCGGGGGCGCCACGGTCATCCTCATCGGGGAAAACTTCTTTGACGGCCTTCAGGTGGTCTTCGGGAGCATGTTGGTGTGGAGCGAG CTCATCACGCCCCACGCCATCCGTGTGCAGACTCCCCCCCGACACATCCCCGGAGTGGTGGAGGTCACCTTGTCCTACAAGTCCAAGCACTTCTGCAAGGGGGCGCCCGGACGCTTCATCTACACGG CGTTAAACGAGCCCACCATTGATTACGGCTTCCAGAGGTTACAGAAGGTCATTCCCCGGCACCCCGGGGACCCGGAGCGGCTGCCCAAG GAAGTGCTACTGAAACGAGCCGCTGACATGGTGGAGGCGTTGTATGCGATGCCTCATAGCAGCCAG GAGATGATCCTGAAGCGGGCGTCGGACATCGCCGAGGCGCTCTACAGCGTCCCGCGGAACCACAGCCAGATCCCGTCGCTGTCAAACGCGGCTTCCCACGGCATGATGGCCGTCAACTCCTTCGGTGGCCAGCTGGCGGTCAATGTCAATGACGCGACTCAAG GCGGGTACACTCGCAACGGCAACAGCCAACAATCCCCCAGAGGATACGCCCCCAGCTCCACCCCCCAGCAGAGTAGCTACGGCAACAGCGTCAGCAACTACTCCAACACTAGCATGCCTAACCTCGGGGTGGCGTCTTCACCCAACTTCCTCAATGGATCCTCCGCCAACTCCCCCTACGGCA CTGTGACGACCAGTCCCACCATGACGGTGTCCAACTGTAGCTCCGCCCACAGCGTCTTTGCCTTCTCTGCTAGCGTAAAAGCCAAGAGCGCCTTCGCTCCAGTGGTTAGACCCGCCTCCTCCCCGCCACTGCCGACCAATAACTGCGGAGTCTCCGCTGGACTGCAAG GCATGTCGGGCCTGGCGGTGCCACCGATGTAG
- the LOC133469419 gene encoding transcription factor COE1-like isoform X1, translated as MRAGPAPAAAASRPWGFGVLASGPAGPRGLRLLCLLVIAPSSPSPRDLFGEKRRKKSLCFRSIRRLHFFSCRDFLFSPEFAKEIFPRDRRSNAKREKEKPKSKVSQPAGKYFSSARVPLFQVPEEKSNDNDFALPAGRSSCSCSCSSCSSSCSTSSSRSRSRRGSSAMFGIHHGLPRGSAASLKEEPLAVRSWMRSSGAVDADAAAQSGVGLARAHFEKQPPSNLRKSNFFHFVLALYDRQGQPVEIERTAYVDFVEKETEPTAEKTNNGIHYKLQLLYGNGVRTEQDLYIRLVDSMTKQAIVYEGQDKNPEMCRVLLTHEIMCSRCCDKKSCGNRNETPSDPVVIDRFFLKFFLKCNQNCLKNAGNPRDMRRFQVVVSTTVSVDGHVLAVSDNMFVHNNSKHGRRARRLDPSEAACPCIKAVSPSEGWTTGGATVILIGENFFDGLQVVFGSMLVWSELITPHAIRVQTPPRHIPGVVEVTLSYKSKHFCKGAPGRFIYTALNEPTIDYGFQRLQKVIPRHPGDPERLPKEVLLKRAADMVEALYAMPHSSQEMILKRASDIAEALYSVPRNHSQIPSLSNAASHGMMAVNSFGGQLAVNVNDATQGGYTRNGNSQQSPRGYAPSSTPQQSSYGNSVSNYSNTSMPNLGVASSPNFLNGSSANSPYGTVTTSPTMTVSNCSSAHSVFAFSASVKAKSAFAPVVRPASSPPLPTNNCGVSAGLQGMSGLAVPPM; from the exons ATGAGGGCGGGCCCCGCCCCCGCTGCCGCGGCGTCACGGCCGTGGGGTTTTGGGGTTTTGGCGTCCGGTCCTGCGGGGCCACGGGGGCTGAGACTTCTTTGCCTTCTCGTCATCGCTCCGTCGTCTCCCTCGCCGCGCGACCTCTTTGgggaaaagagaagaaaaaaaagtctttgctTTCGTTCGATTCGCcgccttcattttttttcctgccgggattttcttttctctcctGAATTCGCCAAGGAGATTTTTCCTCGCGATCGCCGTTCAAATGCGAAgcgtgaaaaagaaaaacccaaatcCAAAGTATCCCAGCCGGCAGGCAAATATTTTTCCTCTGCCCGGGTGCCGCTTTTCCAAGTTCCAGAAGAAAAGAGTAACGACAACGACTTTGCTCTTCCTGCCGGACGTTCttcctgttcctgttcctgttccTCTTGCTCTTCCTCTTGTTCTACTTCCTCTTCTCGGTCCCGGTCCCGGCGCGGGTCTTCGGCCATGTTCGGGATTCATCACGGCCTCCCGCGAGGCTCCGCGGCGAGCCTGAAGGAGGAGCCGCTCGCGGTTCGCTCATGGATGCGCTCGAGCGGCGCGGTCGACGCCGACGCCGCCGctcagag CGGGGTGGGTTTAGCACGAGCCCACTTTGAGAAGCAGCCGCCGTCCAATCTGCGCAAGtccaacttcttccatttcgtGTTGGCGCTGTACGACCGCCAGGGTCAGCCCGTGGAAATCGAGCGCACCGCCTACGTGGACTTCGTGGAGAAGGAGACG GAACCCACCGCAGAAAAAACCAACAACGGAATTCATTATAAACTGCAGCTGCTCTACGGCAACG gaGTTAGAACGGAGCAAGACCTCTACATCAGACTCGTTGATTCCATGACCAAGCAG GCGATCGTCTATGAAGGTCAAGACAAGAATCCGGAGATGTGCCGAGTCCTGCTGACCCATGAGATCATGTGCAG TCGCTGCTGCGACAAGAAAAGCTGCGGAAACAGAAACGAGACACCGTCCGACCCGGTCGTCATCGACAG GTTCTTCCTCAAGTTCTTCCTCAAGTGTAACCAGAATTGTCTGAAAAATGCTGGAAACCCAAGAGACATGAGGAGGTTCCAG GTGGTGGTGTCCACAACGGTCAGCGTGGACGGACATGTCCTCGCCGTCTCAGACAACATGTTCGTGCACAACAACTCCAAACACGGCCGCCGAGCTCGCAGACTGGACCCGTCCGAAG CGGCGTGTCCGTGCATCAAGGCCGTCAGTCCCAGCGAGGGATGGACGACCGGGGGCGCCACGGTCATCCTCATCGGGGAAAACTTCTTTGACGGCCTTCAGGTGGTCTTCGGGAGCATGTTGGTGTGGAGCGAG CTCATCACGCCCCACGCCATCCGTGTGCAGACTCCCCCCCGACACATCCCCGGAGTGGTGGAGGTCACCTTGTCCTACAAGTCCAAGCACTTCTGCAAGGGGGCGCCCGGACGCTTCATCTACACGG CGTTAAACGAGCCCACCATTGATTACGGCTTCCAGAGGTTACAGAAGGTCATTCCCCGGCACCCCGGGGACCCGGAGCGGCTGCCCAAG GAAGTGCTACTGAAACGAGCCGCTGACATGGTGGAGGCGTTGTATGCGATGCCTCATAGCAGCCAG GAGATGATCCTGAAGCGGGCGTCGGACATCGCCGAGGCGCTCTACAGCGTCCCGCGGAACCACAGCCAGATCCCGTCGCTGTCAAACGCGGCTTCCCACGGCATGATGGCCGTCAACTCCTTCGGTGGCCAGCTGGCGGTCAATGTCAATGACGCGACTCAAG GCGGGTACACTCGCAACGGCAACAGCCAACAATCCCCCAGAGGATACGCCCCCAGCTCCACCCCCCAGCAGAGTAGCTACGGCAACAGCGTCAGCAACTACTCCAACACTAGCATGCCTAACCTCGGGGTGGCGTCTTCACCCAACTTCCTCAATGGATCCTCCGCCAACTCCCCCTACGGCA CTGTGACGACCAGTCCCACCATGACGGTGTCCAACTGTAGCTCCGCCCACAGCGTCTTTGCCTTCTCTGCTAGCGTAAAAGCCAAGAGCGCCTTCGCTCCAGTGGTTAGACCCGCCTCCTCCCCGCCACTGCCGACCAATAACTGCGGAGTCTCCGCTGGACTGCAAG GCATGTCGGGCCTGGCGGTGCCACCGATGTAG
- the minpp1b gene encoding multiple inositol polyphosphate phosphatase 1b isoform X2: MLSVLTSVVFAVLASRRGCSPADVPDFAAHFGSKTRYEDSRAYRRLLAEPAAVDRSLPRVPSGERCSPVHLTAVVRHGSRYPTVKNIRAMRQLSDLLRTASPSPSPSREDGERSAAWRRDVLRRWDMWYTEDMDGQLVPKGREDLRQLATRLAVSFPSLLGEESLRAGRVRVLTSSKHRCVSSAEAFQEGLHLSANVTPVRYRHQVDDGLLRSFDSCRGYVEGVEKNRTALAEVYKFKRGTEMEALRKKVADKLGLPHRGLTPDLLEAAFFLCSYELAIKSLHSPWCFLFDREDAKVLEYKCDLKLFWKRAHGHAITLAASCPLFHHVFRSLDKAGRPRRSGDTPPEPASILIGHAETLLPFLGLLDLYKDETPPTADNYQSQHARRFRSSLLVPYAANVVLVLLDCTRGPRLQMLVNEAPVRFPGLPEEDAPLYRDVRAAYRHLLDGCDFHKECEGATGGRGPNTEL; encoded by the exons ATGTTGTCCGTCCTCACGTCCGTCGTCTTCGCGGTCCTCGCGAGCCGCCGCGGCTGCTCGCCGGCGGACGTGCCGGACTTCGCGGCTCACTTCGGCTCCAAGACCCGCTACGAGGACTCCCGCGCCTACCGGAGGCTGCTCGCTGAGCCGGCGGCCGTCGACCGCTCGCTCCCGAGGGTCCCGAGCGGAGAGCGCTGCTCCCCGGTGCACCTGACCGCCGTCGTCCGCCACGGCAGCCGCTACCCGACCGTCAAGAACATCCGCGCCATGCGGCAGCTCAGCGACCTGCTGAGGACGGCGAGCCCGAGCCCGAGCCCGAGCCGCGAAGACGGCGAGCGCTCCGCGGCCTGGAGGAGGGACGTCCTGCGCCGCTGGGACATGTGGTACACCGAAGACATGGACG GTCAGCTGGTGCCCAAAGGCCGAGAGGACCTGCGCCAGCTCGCGACCCGTCTGGCGGTCTCCTTCCCGTCCTTGCTGGGCGAGGAGTCGCTGCGCGCGGGGCGCGTCCGCGTGCTGACCAGCTCCAAGCATCGATGCGTGAGCAGCGCCGAGGCCTTCCAGGAAGGACTTCACCTGAGTGCCAACGTGACAC CGGTGCGCTACCGCCACCAAGTGGACGACGGGCTGCTGCGCTCCTTTGACAGTTGCCGCGGTTACGTGGAGGGCGTGGAGAAGAACCGCACGGCGCTGGCCGAGGTCTACAAGTTCAAGCGCGGAACGGAGATGGAGGCGCTGAGGAAGAAGGTGGCGGACAAGCTGGGTCTTCCACACCGCGGCCTCACGCCAG ATCTGCTGGAGGCGGCGTTCTTCTTGTGCTCCTACGAGCTGGCCATCAAGTCGCTGCACTCGCCCTGGTGTTTCCTGTTCGACCGGGAAGACGCCAAG GTTCTGGAGTACAAGTGCGACCTGAAGCTGTTCTGGAAGCGAGCGCACGGCCACGCCATCACCCTGGCGGCCAGCTGCCCGCTTTTCCATCACGTCTTCCGGAGCCTCGACAAGGCCGGGCGCCCGCGCAG GTCCGGCGACACGCCCCCGGAGCCTGCCTCCATCCTGATTGGCCACGCCGAGACGCTCCTCCCCTTCCTCGGCCTGCTGGACCTCTATAAGGATGAGACTCCGCCCACCGCAGACAACTACCAGTCGCAGCACG cccgcCGTTTCCGTTCCAGCCTGTTGGTCCCGTACGCAGCCAACGTGGTCCTGGTCCTGTTGGACTGCACGCGAGGCCCCCGCCTGCAGATGCTGGTCAACGAGGCGCCGGTTCGATTCCCGGGCTTGCCGGAGGAGGACGCGCCGCTGTATCGCGACGTGCGGGCGGCGTACCGCCACCTGCTGGACGGATGCGACTTTCACAAAGAATGCGAGGGCGCGACCGGCGGCCGCGGACCCAACACCGAACTCTGA
- the LOC133469419 gene encoding transcription factor COE3-like isoform X2 has product MSVASGVGLARAHFEKQPPSNLRKSNFFHFVLALYDRQGQPVEIERTAYVDFVEKETEPTAEKTNNGIHYKLQLLYGNGVRTEQDLYIRLVDSMTKQAIVYEGQDKNPEMCRVLLTHEIMCSRCCDKKSCGNRNETPSDPVVIDRFFLKFFLKCNQNCLKNAGNPRDMRRFQVVVSTTVSVDGHVLAVSDNMFVHNNSKHGRRARRLDPSEAACPCIKAVSPSEGWTTGGATVILIGENFFDGLQVVFGSMLVWSELITPHAIRVQTPPRHIPGVVEVTLSYKSKHFCKGAPGRFIYTALNEPTIDYGFQRLQKVIPRHPGDPERLPKEVLLKRAADMVEALYAMPHSSQEMILKRASDIAEALYSVPRNHSQIPSLSNAASHGMMAVNSFGGQLAVNVNDATQGGYTRNGNSQQSPRGYAPSSTPQQSSYGNSVSNYSNTSMPNLGVASSPNFLNGSSANSPYGTVTTSPTMTVSNCSSAHSVFAFSASVKAKSAFAPVVRPASSPPLPTNNCGVSAGLQGMSGLAVPPM; this is encoded by the exons ATGAGCGTCGCAAG CGGGGTGGGTTTAGCACGAGCCCACTTTGAGAAGCAGCCGCCGTCCAATCTGCGCAAGtccaacttcttccatttcgtGTTGGCGCTGTACGACCGCCAGGGTCAGCCCGTGGAAATCGAGCGCACCGCCTACGTGGACTTCGTGGAGAAGGAGACG GAACCCACCGCAGAAAAAACCAACAACGGAATTCATTATAAACTGCAGCTGCTCTACGGCAACG gaGTTAGAACGGAGCAAGACCTCTACATCAGACTCGTTGATTCCATGACCAAGCAG GCGATCGTCTATGAAGGTCAAGACAAGAATCCGGAGATGTGCCGAGTCCTGCTGACCCATGAGATCATGTGCAG TCGCTGCTGCGACAAGAAAAGCTGCGGAAACAGAAACGAGACACCGTCCGACCCGGTCGTCATCGACAG GTTCTTCCTCAAGTTCTTCCTCAAGTGTAACCAGAATTGTCTGAAAAATGCTGGAAACCCAAGAGACATGAGGAGGTTCCAG GTGGTGGTGTCCACAACGGTCAGCGTGGACGGACATGTCCTCGCCGTCTCAGACAACATGTTCGTGCACAACAACTCCAAACACGGCCGCCGAGCTCGCAGACTGGACCCGTCCGAAG CGGCGTGTCCGTGCATCAAGGCCGTCAGTCCCAGCGAGGGATGGACGACCGGGGGCGCCACGGTCATCCTCATCGGGGAAAACTTCTTTGACGGCCTTCAGGTGGTCTTCGGGAGCATGTTGGTGTGGAGCGAG CTCATCACGCCCCACGCCATCCGTGTGCAGACTCCCCCCCGACACATCCCCGGAGTGGTGGAGGTCACCTTGTCCTACAAGTCCAAGCACTTCTGCAAGGGGGCGCCCGGACGCTTCATCTACACGG CGTTAAACGAGCCCACCATTGATTACGGCTTCCAGAGGTTACAGAAGGTCATTCCCCGGCACCCCGGGGACCCGGAGCGGCTGCCCAAG GAAGTGCTACTGAAACGAGCCGCTGACATGGTGGAGGCGTTGTATGCGATGCCTCATAGCAGCCAG GAGATGATCCTGAAGCGGGCGTCGGACATCGCCGAGGCGCTCTACAGCGTCCCGCGGAACCACAGCCAGATCCCGTCGCTGTCAAACGCGGCTTCCCACGGCATGATGGCCGTCAACTCCTTCGGTGGCCAGCTGGCGGTCAATGTCAATGACGCGACTCAAG GCGGGTACACTCGCAACGGCAACAGCCAACAATCCCCCAGAGGATACGCCCCCAGCTCCACCCCCCAGCAGAGTAGCTACGGCAACAGCGTCAGCAACTACTCCAACACTAGCATGCCTAACCTCGGGGTGGCGTCTTCACCCAACTTCCTCAATGGATCCTCCGCCAACTCCCCCTACGGCA CTGTGACGACCAGTCCCACCATGACGGTGTCCAACTGTAGCTCCGCCCACAGCGTCTTTGCCTTCTCTGCTAGCGTAAAAGCCAAGAGCGCCTTCGCTCCAGTGGTTAGACCCGCCTCCTCCCCGCCACTGCCGACCAATAACTGCGGAGTCTCCGCTGGACTGCAAG GCATGTCGGGCCTGGCGGTGCCACCGATGTAG
- the minpp1b gene encoding multiple inositol polyphosphate phosphatase 1b isoform X1 has protein sequence MLSVLTSVVFAVLASRRGCSPADVPDFAAHFGSKTRYEDSRAYRRLLAEPAAVDRSLPRVPSGERCSPVHLTAVVRHGSRYPTVKNIRAMRQLSDLLRTASPSPSPSREDGERSAAWRRDVLRRWDMWYTEDMDGQLVPKGREDLRQLATRLAVSFPSLLGEESLRAGRVRVLTSSKHRCVSSAEAFQEGLHLSANVTLAVRYRHQVDDGLLRSFDSCRGYVEGVEKNRTALAEVYKFKRGTEMEALRKKVADKLGLPHRGLTPDLLEAAFFLCSYELAIKSLHSPWCFLFDREDAKVLEYKCDLKLFWKRAHGHAITLAASCPLFHHVFRSLDKAGRPRRSGDTPPEPASILIGHAETLLPFLGLLDLYKDETPPTADNYQSQHARRFRSSLLVPYAANVVLVLLDCTRGPRLQMLVNEAPVRFPGLPEEDAPLYRDVRAAYRHLLDGCDFHKECEGATGGRGPNTEL, from the exons ATGTTGTCCGTCCTCACGTCCGTCGTCTTCGCGGTCCTCGCGAGCCGCCGCGGCTGCTCGCCGGCGGACGTGCCGGACTTCGCGGCTCACTTCGGCTCCAAGACCCGCTACGAGGACTCCCGCGCCTACCGGAGGCTGCTCGCTGAGCCGGCGGCCGTCGACCGCTCGCTCCCGAGGGTCCCGAGCGGAGAGCGCTGCTCCCCGGTGCACCTGACCGCCGTCGTCCGCCACGGCAGCCGCTACCCGACCGTCAAGAACATCCGCGCCATGCGGCAGCTCAGCGACCTGCTGAGGACGGCGAGCCCGAGCCCGAGCCCGAGCCGCGAAGACGGCGAGCGCTCCGCGGCCTGGAGGAGGGACGTCCTGCGCCGCTGGGACATGTGGTACACCGAAGACATGGACG GTCAGCTGGTGCCCAAAGGCCGAGAGGACCTGCGCCAGCTCGCGACCCGTCTGGCGGTCTCCTTCCCGTCCTTGCTGGGCGAGGAGTCGCTGCGCGCGGGGCGCGTCCGCGTGCTGACCAGCTCCAAGCATCGATGCGTGAGCAGCGCCGAGGCCTTCCAGGAAGGACTTCACCTGAGTGCCAACGTGACAC TAGCGGTGCGCTACCGCCACCAAGTGGACGACGGGCTGCTGCGCTCCTTTGACAGTTGCCGCGGTTACGTGGAGGGCGTGGAGAAGAACCGCACGGCGCTGGCCGAGGTCTACAAGTTCAAGCGCGGAACGGAGATGGAGGCGCTGAGGAAGAAGGTGGCGGACAAGCTGGGTCTTCCACACCGCGGCCTCACGCCAG ATCTGCTGGAGGCGGCGTTCTTCTTGTGCTCCTACGAGCTGGCCATCAAGTCGCTGCACTCGCCCTGGTGTTTCCTGTTCGACCGGGAAGACGCCAAG GTTCTGGAGTACAAGTGCGACCTGAAGCTGTTCTGGAAGCGAGCGCACGGCCACGCCATCACCCTGGCGGCCAGCTGCCCGCTTTTCCATCACGTCTTCCGGAGCCTCGACAAGGCCGGGCGCCCGCGCAG GTCCGGCGACACGCCCCCGGAGCCTGCCTCCATCCTGATTGGCCACGCCGAGACGCTCCTCCCCTTCCTCGGCCTGCTGGACCTCTATAAGGATGAGACTCCGCCCACCGCAGACAACTACCAGTCGCAGCACG cccgcCGTTTCCGTTCCAGCCTGTTGGTCCCGTACGCAGCCAACGTGGTCCTGGTCCTGTTGGACTGCACGCGAGGCCCCCGCCTGCAGATGCTGGTCAACGAGGCGCCGGTTCGATTCCCGGGCTTGCCGGAGGAGGACGCGCCGCTGTATCGCGACGTGCGGGCGGCGTACCGCCACCTGCTGGACGGATGCGACTTTCACAAAGAATGCGAGGGCGCGACCGGCGGCCGCGGACCCAACACCGAACTCTGA